The nucleotide sequence AGGGCATGTATTCCGCCAGCAAGCACGCGGTCAAGGGCTTCACCGACGCGCTGCGCATCGAACTGGAAGCCGACAAGGCGCCGGTGTCGGTCACGCTCGTCCAGCCCACGGCGGTGGATACGCCCTTTCCCGAACACGCCGCCAACTATATGGGCCAGGCGGCCAAGCTGCCCACGCCCATGATCGCCGTGGAAAAAGTCGCCGCCGCCATCCTGAACGCGGCCGCGGATCCGGACCGCGAAGTGAAGGTGGGCGCCCTGTCGGTCATCAACACCGCCATGTTCAAACTGCTGCCCGGCATGGCCGACCGCATGGCGAAGAAGCAGATGGGACGGCAGCAGCGCAACGCGCCGGCCGCGCCGCACCAGGGGACCCTGTACGTGCCGGGGGAAAGCGGCGAGACCTCGGGCTTCGGCAATAGCAACCCCGCGGATCCCGACGAGGCCATGCGCCGGAACACCCGGCCGGCCTAGCGCCGCACGCCGCGGCAAGGAGCCCCGATGGCATCCCACGGGGCCGGCCCTGTCGGCTGACCCGAGCAAAGCCGCGGCACGCGCCGGCTCAGCAATAACCCTAGCCCTGCGGGTTATCCCTCTTTTGCGCCGCCATGGAAGCGCTGCAAGCTGTCGACAGACGACAGTTGTGCAGCGCCCATATCCCGGCCGCCGCCTGCGGCCGGGCCACCAACGTCAGGAAGGTGAGTCCATGGCAGTGCAAACCCTGCAGCAACGCCCGCGTTCCATGTCCGAGGAAGAGCGCCAGGTGCGCGTCGACCTGGCGGCCGCCTACCGGCTGGTGGCCCATTACGGCATGGACGACAGCATCTATACCCATATCTCCGCGCGCGTCCCCGGCACGGA is from Bordetella bronchialis and encodes:
- a CDS encoding SDR family oxidoreductase, whose protein sequence is MAIKLKPVAEQVIVITGASSGIGLATAMLAAHQGARVVMAARSRSTLEHVAAELVKDGCDAIAVEADVAVRDDMDRVARIAMEQYGHVDTWINNAGLSIFGRLDETPEEDAQRLFQVNFWGVVHGSLAALPLLKAHGGALINVGSEVSDAAVPLQGMYSASKHAVKGFTDALRIELEADKAPVSVTLVQPTAVDTPFPEHAANYMGQAAKLPTPMIAVEKVAAAILNAAADPDREVKVGALSVINTAMFKLLPGMADRMAKKQMGRQQRNAPAAPHQGTLYVPGESGETSGFGNSNPADPDEAMRRNTRPA